One Prunus dulcis chromosome 7, ALMONDv2, whole genome shotgun sequence DNA segment encodes these proteins:
- the LOC117636057 gene encoding UDP-glycosyltransferase 73C1-like produces the protein MASRDEERQLHFVLFPFMAQGHMIPMMDFARLLAQRGITITIVTTPHNAARFQTVVTRAIQSGLQIRLVQLRFPSEEAGLPDGCENLDMLPAIGSADKFFFATALLQQPAEKLFEELTPKPNAIFSDVCLPWTISIAQKFHIPRISFSGFCCFCLLCVHSLHTSKVLENVTSDSEYFVVPDFPDRFEVTKAQLPGPLTPNMTDFYDQLEAAEKATYGIIMNTFEELEPAYVEAYKKAAKVWCIGPASLCNKDDLDKAHRGNEASIGEHHCLKWLDSWEPGSVVYACLGSLCNLITDQLIELALGLEASEKPFIWVVRGCSQSEELENWIAETGFEERTKARSLLIRGWAPQTLILSHPAVGGFLTHCGWNSKLEGICAGLPLVTWPLFADQFLNEKLVVQVLKIAVSVGVEYPVKWGEEEKIGVMVRKENVQEAIEKMMDGEERQGRTERAREFGEMAKKAVAEGGSSHLNITQLIQDIMQQGSNCSENFRK, from the coding sequence atggCTTCCCGTGATGAAGAGCGCCAGCTTCACTTTGTCTTGTTTCCTTTCATGGCCCAAGGCCACATGATCCCAATGATGGACTTTGCCAGGCTGTTGGCACAAAGaggcatcaccatcaccatagTCACCACCCCGCATAACGCCGCCCGTTTTCAAACAGTTGTTACTCGTGCCATACAATCTGGGCTCCAAATCCGGTTGGTCCAACTGAGATTTCCATCTGAAGAAGCAGGGTTGCCGGACGGGTGCGAGAACCTTGACATGCTACCTGCAATAGGTTCggcagataaatttttttttgcaactGCCCTGCTACAACAGCCGGCGGAGAAATTGTTTGAAGAGCTAACTCCCAAGCCAAATGCAATATTCTCTGACGTGTGTTTGCCATGGACAATCAGCATTGCCCAGAAGTTTCACATTCCAAGGATATCATTCAGTGGATTCTGTTGCTTTTGCCTCCTTTGCGTCCACAGTTTACATACATCCAAGGTTCTTGAGAATGTAACATCCGATTCGGAGTACTTTGTTGTGCCTGACTTCCCTGATCGATTCGAGGTTACCAAAGCTCAGTTGCCAGGACCCCTGACTCCAAATATGACAGATTTTTATGACCAACTTGAAGCAGCCGAGAAGGCAACATATGGGATAATCATGAATACTTTTGAAGAATTGGAGCCAGCATATGTTGAAGCATACAAGAAGGCGGCTAAAGTCTGGTGTATAGGCCCGGCTTCGCTATGCAACAAAGATGACTTGGATAAGGCGCATAGAGGTAACGAGGCCTCCATTGGCGAACATCACTGCTTGAAGTGGCTTGACTCATGGGAACCAGGTTCTGTAGTTTATGCTTGCCTTGGAAGTTTATGCAATCTCATAACCGACCAGCTGATAGAGCTTGCATTGGGTTTAGAGGCATCAGAAAAACCATTCATTTGGGTTGTAAGGGGATGCAGTCAATCAGAGgagttggaaaattggattgCAGAAACTGGATTCGAGGAAAGAACGAAAGCAAGGAGCCTTTTGATTCGGGGTTGGGCACCGCAAACACTCATATTATCACACCCTGCAGTTGGGGGGTTCTTAACACATTGTGGTTGGAATTCGAAGTTGGAAGGGATATGTGCAGGGCTGCCCTTAGTCACATGGCCACTGTTCGCAGACCAATTTCTCAATGAAAAACTAGTTGTACAAGTTCTTAAAATTGCTGTGAGTGTTGGGGTGGAATATCCAGTAAAGtggggagaggaagagaagattGGGGTAATGGTGAGAAAGGAAAATGTGCAGGAAGCCATAGAGAAAATGATGGATGGAGAAGAAAGACAAGGGAGAACAGAGAGAGCCAGAGAGTTTGGAGAGATGGCAAAGAAAGCAGTAGCAGAAGGTGGATCTTCTCACCTTAACATTACACAGCTAATCCAAGATATCATGCAACAAGGAAGTAATTGCAGTGAGAATTTCAGAAAGTGA